A region of Toxorhynchites rutilus septentrionalis strain SRP chromosome 1, ASM2978413v1, whole genome shotgun sequence DNA encodes the following proteins:
- the LOC129762847 gene encoding E3 SUMO-protein ligase ZBED1-like → MSETTSTKNQEKSKISPAWEFFKKIEGNKVQCKLCLHILSFCRNTSNMLNHLTFKHKNLAFSTVNERPAPVLNQGRKRTASQESRIDTTPKMGPRQQTITSAFDRPFSYGAGGTKGKEITTCVMYMVCTDNMPLCTVDKKGFRQLMKTVCPLYKVPHETQFREILKNKFIKSKEIVRNRLRSITSICLTTDVWTEMLNVRSYLGITGHFIHDSQLHSVLLGVVECKQSKTSEYIANLLRVCCNDWGIKNETISCVTTDLGANILGAVRMEYGERRHVPCFAHTINLIASKAVPLYKEAYAARMEPVIEEDNDDELDGVEDHCTIEVSITPEKNMIYIIKKMKTIIKFFKASETATRELRKLQLADNKKEGQCLGLVLDVRTRWNSIMAMIERFLVMAHYISRVLLVVPKTPTMLTADELSILKEICKVLHPLETVTTEMSAEKYVTISKIIPLVRLLKISYTSMQLDSAEAMSVKNSIMLHIMKYFNDVGKRKLFAVATLLDPRFKKIHFESPLTVAPAISWVGELVRTAAEESPEFEYDLRISGEPETNTTTDDLWAIHDSMVAESNRVHGDDSAGGIPIELRQYLNTTVAPRTCDPLIVWNEIRAQYPNVHKIAMQFLCNSATSVPSERLFSKAGQIMTKQRNRLSGSNLDMILFLQSIDENVWFS, encoded by the exons ATGTCAGAAACAACTTCgacaaaaaatcaagaaaaatccaAAATCAGTCCGGCTTGGgagttctttaaaaaaattgaggGGAACAAAGTACAATGTAAATTATGTTTGCATATTCTAAGTTTTTGCCGCAACACGAGCAACATGCTCAATCATTTGACATTCAAGCATAAAAATTTGGCCTTCTCCACTGTTAATGAAAGACCGGCCCCGGTTCTAAATCAGGGACGAAAAAGAACAGCATCACAAGAATCTAGAATTGATACTACTCCCAAAATGGGTCCACGGCAACAAACTATTACATCGGCTTTCGATCGTCCTTTTTCATACGGAG cTGGCGGTACCAAAGGAAAAGAAATAACAACTTGTGTCATGTACATGGTGTGTACGGATAACATGCCTCTTTGTACAGTAGACAAGAAAGGATTTCGTCAACTAATGAAAACTGTATGCCCACTATATAAAGTGCCGCACGAGACACAGTTTCGCGAGAtcctgaaaaataaatttataaaaagcAAAGAAATTGTCAGAAACCGCCTCCGATCGATCACAAGCATCTGTCTAACGACAGATGTTTGGACCGAAATGTTAAACGTCAGAAGCTACTTGGGGATCACAGGGCATTTTATTCATG ATTCTCAACTACACTCCGTTTTGCTAGGAGTTGTTGAATGCAAACAATCGAAAACATCAGAATACATTGCGAATCTGTTGCGGGTTTGctgcaacgattggggtattAAAAACGAAACAATTTCTTGTGTAACGACCGATCTCGGTGCAAACATACTAGGGGCAGTAAGAATGGAGTACGGTGAACGACGCCATGTACCGTGCTTCGCCCACACAATCAACTTGATCGCAAGCAAAGCAGTCCCCTTGTACAAAGAAGCATACGCAGCTCGGATGGAGCCGGTCATAGAAGAGGATAACGACGATGAGCTGGATGGTGTTGAGGATCATTGTACGATAGAGGTTTCCATTACACCAGAGAAAAATATGATATATATAATCAAGAAGATGAAAACAATAATCAAGTTCTTCAAAGCAAGTGAAACAGCCACCAGAGAACTGAGAAAACTGCAGTTGGCCGATAATAAAAAGGAAGGACAATGTCTAGGACTAGTGTTGGATGTCCGAACACGATGGAATTCGATTATGGCAATGATAGAAAGATTCCTTGTAATGGCACACTATATTTCAAGGGTACTGCTCGTTGTTCCTAAAACACCAACTATGTTAACAGCAGATGAGTTGTCAATTTTGAAGGAAATCTGCAAAGTTCTCCACCCATTGGAAACAGTAACTACCGAAATGTCAGCTGAAAAGTACGTGACGATCAGTAAAATTATCCCATTGGTTCGGTTGCTAAAAATC aGCTATACAAGTATGCAGCTTGATTCTGCTGAAGCTATGTCTGTAAAAAACAGCATTATGCTGCATATcatgaaatatttcaatgatGTAGGAAAAAGAAAACTTTTCGCGGTCGCAACGCTTCTTGATCCCCGATTCAAGAAAATACATTTTGAAAGTCCTCTCACGGTGGCCCCCGCTATTTCATGGGTTG GGGAACTTGTCAGAACAGCTGCGGAAGAGTCACCTGAATTCGAATACGATCTTCGGATATCAGGAGAGCCAGAAACAAACACCACTACCGACGACTTGTGGGCGATTCATGATTCCATGGTAGCTGAAAGCAATCGCGTGCATGGAGATGACAGCGCCGGAGGAATTCCCATTGAACTGAGGCAGTATTTAAATACTACAGTCGCTCCGAGGACCTGTGACCCACTTATAGTGTGGAATGAAATACGAGCACAGTATCCAAACGTGCATAAAATAGCTATGCAATTTTTATGTAATTCAGCGACGTCTGTTCCTTCGGAACGTTTGTTCTCGAAAGCAGGGCAGATAATGACTAAGCAAAGAAACCGCTTGTCCGGTTCTAACTTAGACATGATATTATTCCTACAATCGATCGATGAAAATGTTTGGTTTTCGTAA